Proteins encoded in a region of the Acidobacteriota bacterium genome:
- a CDS encoding cation transporter: MRGAGRAARRGRSPRRRLGWGLGITLGFAAVEAAGGYLSGSLALLADAAHMLADAAALGMALAAAVIAERPHTPRATYGFHRAEILAALANALLLALIVLRIAWEAIGRIVSPPPVAGGPMLAVASAGLAVNLLVLGILHPHGGERPNLNLRAAAAHVFGDLAGSVAAVVAGLLVYWGGHLEADPIASLVVSGVIAWSAWRVLGEATAVLLEVAPRGVDPRRIRAALEDLPGVIDVHDLHVWSITPDRIALSVHLRVERTVTGTETLKRARALLRERFGIYHATIQIEPPEGLASGHRLPAYPAE; this comes from the coding sequence GTGAGGGGGGCGGGGCGGGCCGCCCGGCGCGGCCGGAGCCCCCGCCGCCGTCTCGGCTGGGGCCTGGGAATCACCCTCGGTTTCGCCGCCGTGGAGGCGGCGGGAGGCTACTTGAGCGGATCGCTCGCCCTCCTCGCCGACGCGGCGCACATGCTCGCCGACGCCGCGGCACTGGGCATGGCGCTGGCCGCCGCCGTCATCGCCGAAAGGCCCCACACGCCGCGGGCCACGTACGGCTTCCACCGCGCCGAGATCCTCGCAGCGCTGGCGAACGCGCTGCTGCTCGCCCTGATCGTCCTGCGGATCGCCTGGGAAGCGATCGGGCGGATCGTGTCCCCGCCGCCCGTGGCCGGAGGGCCGATGCTCGCCGTCGCTTCGGCCGGCCTGGCGGTGAACCTCCTGGTGCTCGGCATCCTGCACCCGCACGGCGGCGAGCGCCCGAACCTGAACCTCCGCGCCGCTGCCGCGCACGTGTTCGGGGACCTGGCCGGCTCGGTGGCCGCGGTCGTCGCCGGCCTCCTCGTCTACTGGGGCGGCCATCTCGAGGCGGACCCGATCGCCAGCCTCGTGGTGTCGGGGGTGATCGCCTGGTCGGCGTGGCGCGTCCTCGGGGAGGCGACGGCGGTGCTGCTCGAGGTGGCACCGCGCGGGGTCGATCCGCGGCGCATCCGAGCGGCGCTCGAGGATCTGCCGGGCGTCATCGACGTGCACGATCTCCACGTGTGGTCGATCACTCCCGATCGGATCGCCCTTTCGGTCCACCTGCGCGTCGAGCGGACCGTGACGGGGACCGAAACGCTCAAGCGGGCGCGTGCCCTCCTGAGAGAGAGGTTCGGGATCTACCACGCGACGATCCAGATCGAGCCGCCGGAGGGACTGGCCAGCGGACACCGCCTTCCCGCCTACCCGGCGGAGTGA
- a CDS encoding sigma-70 family RNA polymerase sigma factor has protein sequence MVTDAQLLEAIRERRAGAFDAFVERYGKRLLAFGLRMCGHREDAEDVFQETLLKAYAAAASLRDPGALRTWLYRVAANQCLMKRRSEKNSARELSLDALKPSGWEDGLAGEIPDWSALPDDEAQRAELRAELERAIGALPPEHRAVVLLRDVEGLSTRETADVLGLGVPAVKMRLHRARMHLRERLAAYREGRTPRGGEAG, from the coding sequence CTGGTGACCGACGCTCAGCTCCTCGAGGCGATCCGCGAACGGCGGGCCGGGGCGTTCGACGCTTTCGTCGAGCGCTACGGGAAGCGGCTGCTGGCGTTCGGGTTGCGCATGTGCGGCCACCGGGAGGATGCCGAGGACGTGTTCCAGGAGACCTTGCTCAAGGCGTACGCCGCCGCGGCCTCTCTGCGCGATCCCGGCGCGCTGCGGACCTGGCTCTACCGGGTCGCCGCCAACCAGTGCCTGATGAAGCGCCGGTCGGAGAAGAACTCGGCGCGGGAACTGTCGCTCGACGCCCTCAAGCCGTCCGGCTGGGAAGACGGTCTGGCGGGCGAGATCCCCGACTGGTCGGCGCTTCCGGACGACGAAGCGCAACGGGCGGAGTTGCGGGCGGAGCTCGAGCGGGCCATCGGAGCGCTTCCGCCCGAGCACCGGGCGGTGGTGCTCCTGCGCGACGTGGAAGGCTTGAGTACGCGGGAAACGGCCGATGTCCTGGGGCTCGGGGTGCCGGCCGTGAAGATGCGGCTGCACCGCGCCCGGATGCACCTGCGGGAGCGGCTCGCCGCCTACCGGGAAGGGCGAACGCCGCGCGGCGGGGAAGCCGGATGA
- a CDS encoding universal stress protein produces the protein MPSTPETILVPLDGSDLARRALPLASSLAERLDAKLVLFSVAQPSGLEFVWCGEAALPLAGEPGAAPAEELAEEAERVARAHLEAEAARLRGEGREVECRIGRGEPAPAITATADETGALLVVMATHGRGGVSRWALGSVADKVLRRASCPVLLVRAGMARVGGPPRRILVPLDGSRAAESVLPIVTRLAAACASETVLAHVLPDLRRLSWGHRGEGGRAMEERYRRWAETYLGETAERLRREGIEARTEILGGADVAEALLARQEAGDIDMLALSTHGRGGLDRWAFGSVADRLVRAGGIPVLATRMPPDADNGAP, from the coding sequence ATGCCGTCCACTCCCGAGACGATCCTGGTTCCACTGGACGGCTCCGATCTGGCCCGCCGCGCCCTGCCCCTCGCCTCGTCGCTCGCGGAGCGGCTGGACGCCAAACTCGTGCTGTTCAGCGTGGCTCAACCCTCGGGACTCGAGTTCGTCTGGTGCGGTGAGGCCGCCCTCCCGCTGGCCGGGGAGCCGGGGGCCGCGCCCGCCGAGGAGCTCGCCGAGGAGGCGGAGCGGGTCGCCCGGGCGCACCTCGAGGCCGAGGCCGCGCGTCTTCGCGGCGAAGGACGGGAGGTGGAATGCCGGATCGGCCGCGGTGAGCCGGCGCCGGCCATCACGGCCACGGCGGACGAAACGGGGGCTCTGCTGGTCGTCATGGCGACCCACGGCCGGGGCGGCGTCTCCCGGTGGGCGCTCGGCAGCGTCGCCGACAAGGTGCTCCGGCGCGCATCCTGTCCCGTGTTGCTGGTCCGGGCGGGGATGGCCCGCGTCGGCGGGCCGCCCCGGCGCATCCTGGTTCCCCTCGACGGGTCGCGCGCCGCGGAATCGGTCCTCCCGATCGTGACGCGGCTCGCCGCCGCCTGCGCGAGCGAGACCGTGCTCGCGCACGTCCTCCCCGATCTGCGCCGGCTGTCGTGGGGTCACCGCGGCGAGGGCGGCCGGGCGATGGAGGAGCGGTACCGGAGGTGGGCCGAGACCTATCTCGGCGAGACGGCGGAGCGCCTGCGGCGGGAGGGGATCGAAGCGCGGACCGAGATCCTCGGCGGGGCCGACGTCGCCGAGGCCCTGCTCGCCCGCCAGGAGGCCGGAGACATCGACATGCTCGCTCTCAGCACGCACGGCCGGGGCGGCCTCGACCGCTGGGCGTTCGGCAGCGTCGCGGACCGGCTCGTGCGCGCGGGGGGCATCCCGGTGCTCGCCACCCGGATGCCCCCGGACGCGGACAACGGCGCTCCGTGA
- a CDS encoding pyridine nucleotide-disulfide oxidoreductase, which produces MVLVGSGHAHLFSIARAGTFASRGHHLTLVAPGPFHYSGMGPGLLSGEYRADEGSIDTGALVQARGGTYVRGSVRRVDAARRRLVLDDGSIVPFDLLSLNVGSAVPALPGRHDFVVPAKPVEGLARLRERLLAAPPGTAPLHRVVVVGGGAAGCELAGAAAALRRRGGRIGEVSLVTAGPRLLDSHPPRAGRLAASALAEQGVRLVTGVRIAGSAPGVLRPARGEPLPADVVIAATGVAPPPLLRESGLATAEDGALVVDECLRSPQDPAIFGGGDAVAPGGRPLARVGVHAVRQAPVLFHNLLAAAEGRPLRPYRPQRRYLLILNLGDGTGLLLRGRWAVRARWARVLKDRIDRRFMSRSRQARGP; this is translated from the coding sequence ATCGTCCTCGTGGGTTCGGGCCACGCCCACCTCTTCTCGATCGCCCGCGCCGGGACGTTCGCCAGCCGGGGGCACCACCTGACGCTCGTCGCGCCCGGGCCCTTCCACTACTCGGGGATGGGGCCGGGACTCCTTTCGGGGGAATACCGCGCGGACGAGGGGTCGATCGACACAGGAGCCCTCGTCCAGGCGCGGGGCGGCACCTACGTGCGGGGTTCGGTGCGGAGGGTCGACGCCGCCCGGCGGCGCCTCGTGCTCGACGACGGCTCGATCGTCCCGTTCGATCTCCTGTCGCTCAACGTGGGCAGCGCCGTGCCGGCTCTTCCCGGCCGCCACGACTTCGTCGTCCCGGCCAAACCGGTGGAGGGGCTCGCCCGACTCCGGGAACGCCTGCTGGCGGCACCCCCGGGGACAGCGCCGCTCCATCGGGTCGTGGTGGTCGGGGGCGGGGCGGCCGGATGCGAACTCGCCGGCGCGGCCGCAGCTCTTCGCCGGCGCGGCGGGAGGATCGGAGAGGTGTCCCTCGTCACCGCGGGACCCCGCCTTCTCGACAGCCATCCACCCCGCGCCGGGCGGCTGGCGGCCTCCGCGCTCGCGGAGCAAGGCGTCCGCCTTGTCACCGGCGTGCGGATCGCCGGATCCGCTCCGGGAGTCCTCCGGCCGGCGCGAGGCGAGCCGCTCCCGGCCGACGTCGTCATCGCTGCCACGGGCGTCGCCCCGCCTCCGCTCCTTCGCGAAAGCGGCCTCGCGACCGCGGAGGACGGCGCGCTCGTCGTCGACGAGTGCCTGCGGAGCCCGCAGGACCCCGCCATCTTCGGCGGCGGCGATGCGGTGGCTCCGGGTGGGCGGCCGCTCGCCCGCGTGGGTGTCCACGCGGTGCGGCAGGCTCCGGTGCTGTTCCACAACCTGCTGGCGGCCGCCGAGGGGCGGCCGCTGCGGCCCTACCGGCCGCAACGGCGCTATCTGCTGATCCTCAATCTCGGCGACGGTACCGGACTGCTGCTCCGCGGGCGGTGGGCGGTCCGCGCCCGTTGGGCGCGGGTCCTCAAGGATCGGATCGACCGCCGCTTCATGAGCCGCAGCCGACAGGCGCGCGGCCCATGA
- a CDS encoding tetratricopeptide repeat protein, producing the protein MRERSALLFCAAIALSAPAAAAAAEEDLVARALKAVDEGRYVRARELAAAILTEDPDSAVGEFVLALALHRGEGYLPIALRHYRRARALAEGPAHRPRPGFRELHERILANECVALADLGLYEELLRANALYRELYDPERFSADVWPLMKLGRIDQARRAIAKALATGDPFEEIVARNGECALDGYEACLAMLEAVQRVSGLSPGLALRNAAVSALMVGHLDEAERLLVESTAHPEDDADPWRDLTDLYLAEGRLGEAVEAARRMIEFGRRMPPRQRQYVRAEQLVSAGQLLLLAGHPERALAAVSRAIAQPDRASHWSGTPEEIRAEGFLLHRAVLLDLAERAEEEAALEALPRSLAARLRAWRRRVEAWLAGRRLMPLLLRGGLRLREKRGERDRPELSGPSWLTLDAVALLGPGPTRSLVAEQRARDPDGAGLIPHRLREGLLDALECEAAALAGKGRAALRAGRAAREELPRGLRLLRARLAARMAEAAWESAGPATAAELFAEVLETDPGALRRLGISLPVRPGKDPAVRRLLSTPRFHAAPDSPFALESRGERVCLSGPGGSLLGCGSGRDDAARARALLDAVFAPRIDLSQQDLETLDGTPVVARDLDRDLLDELTGPAERSP; encoded by the coding sequence CCGCGATCCTCACCGAAGATCCTGACTCGGCCGTCGGCGAGTTCGTGCTCGCCTTGGCGCTCCACCGCGGGGAGGGATACCTCCCGATCGCGCTCCGGCACTACAGGAGAGCCCGCGCGCTCGCCGAAGGGCCCGCGCACCGCCCGCGGCCCGGCTTCCGGGAACTGCACGAGCGGATCCTCGCCAACGAGTGCGTCGCGCTGGCCGACCTCGGGCTGTACGAGGAACTCCTCCGGGCGAACGCCCTCTATCGCGAGCTGTACGATCCCGAGCGCTTCAGCGCGGACGTGTGGCCGCTGATGAAGCTCGGCAGAATCGATCAGGCGCGCCGCGCGATCGCGAAGGCGCTGGCGACCGGAGACCCCTTCGAGGAGATCGTCGCGCGCAACGGCGAGTGCGCTCTCGACGGGTACGAGGCCTGCCTGGCGATGCTCGAGGCGGTGCAGCGGGTCAGTGGCCTGTCCCCCGGGCTGGCGCTGCGCAACGCGGCGGTCAGCGCGCTCATGGTCGGCCATCTCGACGAGGCCGAGCGCCTCCTCGTCGAGTCGACCGCTCATCCGGAGGACGACGCCGACCCGTGGCGGGACCTCACCGACCTGTACCTCGCCGAGGGCCGCCTCGGGGAGGCGGTCGAGGCCGCGCGCCGGATGATCGAGTTCGGCCGGCGGATGCCGCCGCGGCAGCGGCAGTACGTCCGGGCCGAACAGCTCGTCTCCGCCGGCCAGCTCCTCCTGCTCGCCGGCCATCCGGAGCGGGCGCTGGCCGCCGTGTCCCGAGCGATCGCGCAACCCGACCGCGCTTCTCACTGGTCCGGAACCCCGGAGGAGATCCGGGCGGAAGGCTTCCTCCTGCACCGGGCGGTCCTGCTCGACCTCGCCGAGAGGGCGGAGGAGGAAGCCGCGCTGGAAGCGCTGCCGCGGAGCCTGGCGGCCCGCCTCCGCGCGTGGCGCCGGCGCGTCGAGGCGTGGCTCGCCGGCCGCCGGCTGATGCCGCTGCTCCTGAGGGGCGGCTTGCGCCTCCGGGAGAAGCGAGGAGAGCGCGATCGGCCGGAGCTCTCGGGTCCCTCCTGGCTCACCCTGGACGCGGTGGCGTTGCTGGGCCCGGGGCCGACCCGTTCCCTCGTCGCGGAGCAGCGCGCCCGCGACCCCGACGGTGCCGGCCTGATCCCGCACCGGCTCCGCGAAGGACTCCTCGACGCGCTCGAGTGCGAAGCGGCGGCGCTCGCCGGGAAGGGCCGGGCGGCGCTCCGCGCCGGGCGGGCGGCACGGGAGGAACTCCCCCGGGGGCTCCGACTGCTCCGCGCCCGGCTCGCCGCGCGGATGGCCGAGGCGGCGTGGGAATCGGCCGGTCCGGCGACGGCGGCCGAGCTCTTCGCGGAGGTCCTGGAAACCGATCCCGGTGCGCTGCGGCGCTTGGGGATCAGCCTTCCCGTGCGGCCCGGGAAGGATCCCGCGGTGCGCCGGCTGCTGTCCACCCCCCGGTTCCACGCGGCGCCCGATAGCCCTTTCGCCCTGGAATCCCGCGGGGAGCGGGTCTGCCTGTCCGGCCCCGGAGGAAGCCTCCTCGGGTGCGGGTCCGGCCGGGATGACGCCGCACGCGCGCGGGCTCTCCTCGACGCGGTCTTCGCCCCCCGCATCGATCTCAGCCAGCAAGACCTGGAAACGCTCGACGGAACCCCGGTCGTGGCGAGGGATCTCGACCGCGATCTCCTGGACGAGCTGACCGGGCCGGCGGAGCGTTCCCCGTGA
- a CDS encoding citrate synthase, with amino-acid sequence MSDKAILTVDGRQHEFDIIEGTEHERAIDMRKLRARTGLISFDPGYGNTGSCRSAITFIDGEKGILRYRGIPIEELAEKATFLETALLLINGELPKQDELDRFVEDVRHHTMLHEDVKRFYGGFPKRAHPMAVCSAVVAALSAFYPEYLNPREDHQVNGAVVRLIAKLPTIAAYSYKHSIGQPFMYPSNRLDYASNFLWMMFATPCEDYEVDPVIARALDLLLILHADHEQNCSTSTVRMVGSSMSNLFACISAGISALWGHLHGGANQKVLEMLQSIAEGEGSAEKFVEKAKSRDDTTRLMGFGHRVYKNYDPRAKIIKRVCTEVIERLGIHSKLLEIAMRLEEIALSDEYFISRKLYPNVDFYSGIIYQAIGIPVNMFTVLFAMGRLPGWIAQWIELHRDGDFRIARPRQVYVGPKLRSYVPISER; translated from the coding sequence ATGAGCGACAAGGCGATCCTGACCGTTGACGGTCGGCAGCACGAGTTCGACATCATCGAGGGCACGGAGCACGAGCGCGCGATCGACATGCGCAAGCTCCGGGCGCGCACCGGACTGATCAGCTTCGATCCCGGCTACGGAAACACGGGATCTTGTCGCAGCGCCATCACGTTCATCGACGGCGAGAAGGGAATCCTGCGCTACCGGGGGATTCCGATCGAGGAGCTTGCGGAGAAGGCGACGTTCCTCGAAACGGCGCTCCTTCTCATCAACGGAGAGCTGCCGAAACAGGACGAGCTCGACCGGTTCGTCGAGGACGTGCGCCACCACACGATGCTCCACGAGGACGTCAAACGCTTCTACGGCGGGTTCCCGAAGCGCGCCCACCCGATGGCGGTCTGCTCCGCGGTGGTGGCGGCGCTGTCGGCGTTCTACCCGGAGTACCTCAATCCGCGGGAGGATCACCAGGTCAACGGGGCCGTCGTGCGGCTCATCGCGAAGTTGCCCACCATCGCCGCCTACTCGTACAAGCATTCGATCGGCCAGCCGTTCATGTACCCCTCCAACCGGCTGGACTACGCGAGCAACTTCCTCTGGATGATGTTCGCCACGCCCTGTGAGGACTACGAAGTCGATCCGGTGATCGCCAGGGCCCTCGACCTGCTCCTGATTCTGCACGCCGATCACGAGCAGAACTGCTCGACCAGCACCGTGCGAATGGTCGGCAGTTCGATGTCCAACCTGTTCGCGTGCATCTCGGCGGGAATCAGCGCCCTGTGGGGCCACCTCCACGGCGGTGCCAACCAGAAGGTCCTGGAGATGCTCCAGAGCATCGCGGAGGGGGAGGGCAGCGCCGAGAAGTTCGTCGAGAAGGCGAAGTCGCGGGACGACACCACCCGCCTGATGGGCTTCGGCCACCGCGTGTACAAGAACTACGATCCGCGAGCGAAGATCATCAAGAGGGTCTGCACCGAGGTGATCGAGCGGCTGGGGATCCACAGCAAGCTGCTCGAGATCGCGATGCGCCTGGAGGAGATCGCCCTCAGCGACGAGTACTTCATCTCGCGCAAGCTCTACCCCAACGTGGACTTCTATTCCGGGATCATCTACCAGGCGATCGGCATCCCGGTGAACATGTTCACGGTTCTCTTCGCCATGGGCCGCCTGCCCGGCTGGATCGCGCAGTGGATCGAGCTGCACCGCGACGGCGACTTCCGTATCGCCAGGCCACGGCAGGTCTACGTCGGGCCGAAGCTGAGGTCCTACGTGCCGATCTCGGAGCGCTGA